The nucleotide window CTACCGCCTGCGGCGACTACCTGAAGAAGCTCCACCCGACCAGCAAGTTCGCAGTGGGCGAGGCGCTCCAGTGCCCGACCCTGCTGGAGAACGGCTTCGGTGCCCACAGGCTGGAGGGGATAGGCGACAAGCACGTTCCCTGGGTCCACAACGTCAAGAACACCGACATGGTCATGGCCATCGACGACGAGGACAGTATGCAGCTCATCCGCCTCTGCAACGAGCCGGAGGGGCTCGAGTACCTCAGGCAGCTAGGCGTGAAGGACGACTTCATCGAGCAGCTTCCGCTGATGGGAATCTCCGGCGCGGCGAACCTGCTGATGGCCGTCAAGATGGCGAAATACTACGAGCTGACGTCCAGGGACGTCATCCTGACCGTGCTGACCGACTCGATGGAGATGTACGGCTCGCGCGTGAAGGAGATGCAGGACGAGGAGGGGCCCTACAGCCTCTGCAAGGCGGCCGCGAACCACGCCCGCCACGTGCTCGGAGTCCGCACCGACGGAGTGCTGGAGCTCACCTACCCGGAGAGAAGGCGAGTGCACAATCTGAAGTACTACACCTGGATAGAGCAGCAGGGCAAGACCTCCGAGGAGCTGAACGCCCAGTGGTACGACGCGGAGGAGTACTGGGGAGCGGTCCAGTCCATGGCTGACGCGATCGACGAGAGGATAGACGAGTTCAACAGACTGACCGGCCTGCTGTAGCGCGCGTTGCTTGTCGTCCGGGCAAGGCAGCCGGTTCGTCATTCCGACGAACAGCGACTTTGTCATTCCAACGAGCTAAGCGAGGTAAGCAGGCGACAGGCGAGGCGAAGCGAGCCTAGTCGTTCGATATCCCGAGAAGCGTAGCGACGAGGGGAGGAATCTCCCCTCCTCTATCTACAACAAAGAAAGAAGGTGTCCCATGATACCATTTGAAAAAATACTGGCCAAGGCCGAGGAGTACAAGCCCCAGATGTCCCGCTTCCTGCGGGATATGATAGCCATCCCCAGCGAGAGCTGCGAGGAGGGCGACGTCATCAAGCGCATCAAGGCCGAGATGGAGCAGTGCGGCTTCGACCGGGTCGAGATCGACCCGATGGGCAACGTGCTCGGCTTCATCGGCAACGGCAAGCACCTGATAGCCATGGACGGCCACGTGGACACGGTCGGCATCGGCGACCGATCCCTGTGGGAGTTCGACCCCTACGAGGGCAAGGAGGACGACGAGCTCATCTTCGGCAGGGGCGCGAGCGACCAGGAGGGCGGCATGGCCTCCATGGTCTACGCGGGAAAGATAATCAAGGAGCTGGGCCTCCCCGGCGACTTCACCCTAATGGTGACAGGCACCGTCCAGGAGGAGGACTGCGACGGCCTCTGCTGGCAGTACATCATTGAGGAGGGCGGCTACAAGCCGGAGTTCGTCGTCATTACCGAGCCGACCTCCTGCAACATCTACCGGGGCCAGCGAGGGCGCATGGAGATAAGGGTCGAGGTAAAGGGCATATCCTGCCACGGCTCCGCCCCGGAGAGGGGCGACAACGCCATCTACAAGATGGCCCCGATCCTGCAGGAGCTTCGCGCTCTTCACGAGAACCTGCTCTACGATCCCTTCCTCGGCAAGGGCAGCCTCACAGTGTCCGAGATCTTCTTCACGTCGCCGTCGCGCTGCGCGGTGGCCGACAGTTGCGCCATCTCCGTCGACCGAAGGCTCACCCACGGCGAGACCTGGGAGATGGCGTTGCAGCAGATCAGGAACCTTCCCGCCGTCAAGGCCGCGAACGGAGAGGTCACGATGTACAAGTACGAGCGCCCCTCCTGGACTGGGCTCGTCTACCCGACCGACTGCTTCTTCCCCACCTGGGTGCTGGAGGAGGACCACGCCGCCTGTAAGACGCTGGTCGACGGCTATAAAGAGCTGTTCAAGAGCGAGCCGCTGGTTGACAAGTGGACCTTCTCGACCAACGGCGTCTCCATAATGGGCCGCTACGACATACCGTGCATCGGCTTCGGGCCGGGGCACGAGGACCAGGCCCACGCGCCAAACGAGCGCACGTGGAAGAGCGAGCTGGTCAAGGCGGCGGCTCTCTACTCGGTCATTCCTTCCATCTACACCGGCAAGTACGCCGGTTGACCAGCGGCCTGGAGGCCGAATAAAGACAACAGGAGGAGAGAGAGGAATGCAGACGCTTTTCAGAGGAAAGCACTTCATAACCCTTCAGGAGTGGACCAAAGAGGAGATCGACACGCTTCTGGACGTCTCCTACGACCTCAAGAAGGACTTCGCCATGGACAGGCCGACCAATTACCTGCCCAACAAGACCGTGTTCCTTATG belongs to Synergistaceae bacterium and includes:
- a CDS encoding YgeY family selenium metabolism-linked hydrolase, whose product is MIPFEKILAKAEEYKPQMSRFLRDMIAIPSESCEEGDVIKRIKAEMEQCGFDRVEIDPMGNVLGFIGNGKHLIAMDGHVDTVGIGDRSLWEFDPYEGKEDDELIFGRGASDQEGGMASMVYAGKIIKELGLPGDFTLMVTGTVQEEDCDGLCWQYIIEEGGYKPEFVVITEPTSCNIYRGQRGRMEIRVEVKGISCHGSAPERGDNAIYKMAPILQELRALHENLLYDPFLGKGSLTVSEIFFTSPSRCAVADSCAISVDRRLTHGETWEMALQQIRNLPAVKAANGEVTMYKYERPSWTGLVYPTDCFFPTWVLEEDHAACKTLVDGYKELFKSEPLVDKWTFSTNGVSIMGRYDIPCIGFGPGHEDQAHAPNERTWKSELVKAAALYSVIPSIYTGKYAG